One Sulfuricurvum sp. DNA window includes the following coding sequences:
- the exbB gene encoding TonB-system energizer ExbB — MENSSMLEFAHMGVDYGIIGILIIMSITSLWLFIERMMSYGSIRLDEYKNKEELELDLGNNVGTIATIGSNAPYVGLLGTVLGIMITFYSLGDIGAVDPKKIMTGLALALKATAMGLVVAIPSIVFYNILLRKMERLLTMWEIKNKG; from the coding sequence ATGGAAAACAGCAGCATGTTAGAGTTCGCCCATATGGGAGTGGATTATGGAATCATCGGAATCCTTATTATCATGAGTATCACCTCGTTATGGCTCTTTATAGAGAGAATGATGAGTTACGGCTCCATCCGACTCGATGAGTACAAAAATAAAGAAGAACTCGAACTCGATTTGGGTAACAACGTCGGTACTATCGCCACCATAGGATCAAACGCACCCTACGTTGGACTACTCGGAACCGTACTGGGAATTATGATTACCTTCTATAGCCTTGGTGATATCGGAGCAGTCGATCCCAAAAAAATTATGACAGGACTAGCACTCGCCCTTAAAGCAACCGCAATGGGACTCGTCGTCGCTATCCCCTCTATCGTGTTCTATAACATCCTGCTCCGTAAAATGGAGAGACTCCTCACCATGTGGGAAATTAAAAACAAAGGGTAA
- a CDS encoding biopolymer transporter ExbD, whose translation MKMKRMDTINVIPFIDIMLVLLVMVLTTATFIRTGLIPVDLPDAKGSATEHKPSELKLTIKKDGTLWVDETTTVSLEQFEQRVVSGGKEMTVVLYSDKDAAFQNFVGVMDVLKRLGHEQLYIVTDKQNK comes from the coding sequence ATGAAAATGAAACGTATGGATACCATCAACGTTATCCCCTTTATCGATATTATGCTCGTACTGCTCGTCATGGTACTCACCACCGCGACCTTTATACGAACCGGACTTATCCCCGTTGATTTACCGGATGCCAAGGGGAGCGCAACCGAGCATAAACCATCAGAATTAAAACTCACCATCAAAAAAGATGGAACCCTCTGGGTTGATGAAACCACCACGGTGAGTTTAGAACAATTCGAACAACGGGTTGTTTCAGGGGGAAAAGAGATGACTGTCGTCCTCTATAGCGATAAAGATGCGGCATTCCAAAACTTCGTCGGAGTGATGGATGTTCTCAAACGTCTGGGGCATGAACAGCTCTATATTGTCACTGACAAACAAAATAAATAG
- a CDS encoding TonB-dependent receptor, which translates to MKHQPYIRYLLVASTLLSSVCAQEIVTLEKIQISEEYTAIDERRDNSIAKRIIKAEELTQYGDSNALEILRRTPGVTIPNGKGPASAPGKGYTVVMIDGEATSTGTSKRVSPLEQISPDMIERIEVMTNGSAEYTAESMGGIVNIVLKKPKTEGRSSAKVTFGAYGEDLSETAYLQREGKIDKISYLMNLNASNNVKEDRTDILVDKTVLNTAEERDDKNKNRSVGLRAKLNYTASPRLKILYDGSVTFNHDTDRINSTTLTEGSATPTRQYHSYDDATNTMLWSALGAEHRFGDDIFEWKAKIHSFEERGDLESLSTPSGSSRQEHDYVLSRFYGLQGDYSALRAEHFIKAGFELKRSDQIDETTRVLNGVDVTSINDKIQMKEDKLSLYVQDEYTMNDWIILTPGLRYETLKRDYSSTSNLDYFAPSLHALFQVTPKDNIRASVAQTVRLPRLSQLSASTNSTLDENSIHRPDVIGNPNLTEEKALSYELRYEHFFADKGVASIGGFYRNISDKIENMTRFNSISGRYEQTPANAGEGSLWGLELELKKSLKEYVEGFGIFANATLQDSSLSNTFTGVKREILQTPSFTCNLGFDHTLKESEITYGAAYRYVGGYDDPQEYFISQSQKGYGTLDFYANKRLDKTFKLQFNVKNITASTIETTSHLYDTSGAITQTQVDKEHSKPQVLLSLEGKW; encoded by the coding sequence TTGAAACATCAACCTTATATACGGTATTTATTGGTAGCGAGTACACTGTTATCAAGTGTGTGTGCACAAGAGATTGTGACGTTAGAAAAAATCCAAATCTCCGAAGAGTATACCGCTATCGACGAGCGACGGGATAACTCTATCGCCAAACGGATTATCAAGGCAGAGGAGTTGACTCAGTATGGGGATTCGAATGCGTTAGAGATTCTCCGACGCACTCCGGGGGTAACGATTCCAAATGGCAAAGGACCCGCTAGCGCTCCGGGTAAGGGGTATACGGTGGTGATGATTGACGGTGAGGCAACTTCGACGGGAACTAGTAAGCGCGTTAGTCCTTTAGAACAAATTTCACCCGATATGATCGAGCGGATTGAGGTAATGACGAACGGTTCGGCGGAATATACTGCTGAATCGATGGGGGGGATTGTTAATATTGTCCTCAAAAAACCAAAGACAGAGGGACGAAGCTCTGCAAAGGTAACGTTTGGTGCCTACGGTGAGGATTTGAGTGAAACAGCGTATCTTCAACGAGAAGGGAAAATTGATAAAATTTCGTATTTGATGAATCTGAACGCGTCTAACAATGTCAAAGAGGATCGGACGGATATATTAGTCGATAAAACAGTATTGAATACTGCCGAGGAGCGTGATGATAAAAATAAAAATCGCTCTGTAGGGCTTCGAGCAAAGCTCAATTATACTGCCTCTCCCCGTCTTAAAATACTCTATGACGGTTCTGTAACGTTTAATCATGATACCGATAGAATTAATTCAACGACCCTAACCGAAGGCTCAGCCACTCCCACTCGTCAATACCATAGTTATGACGATGCTACCAATACGATGCTGTGGTCGGCGTTGGGAGCAGAACATCGATTCGGAGATGATATTTTTGAATGGAAGGCAAAAATCCACTCGTTCGAAGAGAGGGGTGATTTGGAGTCATTATCGACCCCTTCGGGGAGTAGCCGTCAAGAACACGATTATGTATTGAGCCGATTTTATGGTCTTCAGGGGGATTATTCCGCACTTCGAGCTGAGCACTTTATCAAAGCGGGATTTGAGCTCAAAAGAAGCGATCAAATCGATGAAACGACAAGGGTGTTAAATGGGGTAGATGTCACCTCTATAAACGATAAAATTCAAATGAAAGAGGACAAGCTCTCCCTCTACGTCCAAGACGAATACACAATGAATGATTGGATTATTCTCACACCCGGACTCCGTTATGAGACATTAAAGAGGGACTATAGCTCAACCTCGAATCTGGATTACTTTGCCCCATCATTGCACGCACTGTTTCAGGTGACACCAAAAGACAATATCCGTGCAAGTGTCGCTCAAACCGTCCGCCTCCCAAGACTCAGCCAACTATCGGCGAGCACCAACAGTACCCTCGATGAAAACAGTATTCATCGCCCCGATGTAATCGGAAATCCGAATCTAACCGAAGAAAAAGCTTTGAGTTATGAATTACGATATGAGCACTTTTTTGCCGATAAAGGGGTGGCGAGTATCGGTGGGTTTTACCGTAATATCAGTGATAAAATTGAAAATATGACTCGTTTTAACTCGATATCGGGACGTTATGAGCAAACCCCTGCAAATGCAGGAGAGGGATCATTATGGGGTCTTGAGTTAGAGCTTAAAAAATCGCTCAAAGAGTATGTGGAAGGTTTCGGCATTTTTGCCAATGCTACACTGCAAGACTCATCGCTCAGCAACACCTTCACCGGAGTCAAAAGAGAGATTTTGCAAACACCGAGTTTTACCTGTAACCTTGGTTTCGATCACACTCTAAAAGAGTCTGAAATTACCTATGGAGCGGCGTATCGCTATGTAGGCGGATACGATGATCCGCAAGAGTATTTTATATCCCAATCGCAAAAAGGGTACGGTACGCTCGATTTTTATGCTAATAAACGGCTCGATAAAACGTTTAAATTGCAGTTTAATGTGAAAAATATTACCGCTTCTACGATAGAGACAACGTCACATTTGTATGATACCTCAGGGGCAATCACGCAAACCCAAGTGGACAAAGAGCACTCAAAACCACAGGTGCTTTTATCGCTTGAGGGGAAATGGTGA
- a CDS encoding addiction module protein: MIALNANQLLAEVDSMPIDLKTKLIDKLLRSLTPNSESIDTLWKQEIDKRVNAIESGEVSLVDGNEVFRKIQERFA; the protein is encoded by the coding sequence ATGATTGCTTTAAATGCTAACCAATTATTAGCCGAGGTTGATTCAATGCCAATCGATCTTAAAACAAAACTAATCGATAAACTTTTACGCAGTCTTACTCCTAACTCTGAGAGTATTGATACTTTATGGAAACAAGAGATTGATAAACGAGTGAATGCTATTGAATCAGGAGAAGTCTCTCTTGTCGATGGAAATGAGGTATTTCGTAAAATTCAAGAACGCTTCGCTTGA
- a CDS encoding type II toxin-antitoxin system RelE/ParE family toxin translates to MQFHFHPDAELELNRAIDYYEECQEHLGLEFAQEIYATIHRVVDFPNAWQAMTTKTRRCLTNRFPFGIVYQIRNNEIIIIAIMHQNQKPFYWKNRF, encoded by the coding sequence ATGCAATTTCATTTTCATCCTGATGCTGAGCTTGAATTAAATCGAGCAATCGATTATTATGAAGAGTGTCAGGAACACTTAGGGTTAGAGTTTGCACAAGAGATTTATGCAACCATACATCGTGTCGTAGATTTTCCAAATGCATGGCAAGCTATGACTACAAAAACAAGACGCTGCTTAACAAATCGTTTTCCCTTCGGTATTGTTTACCAAATACGCAACAATGAAATCATTATCATCGCCATAATGCATCAAAATCAAAAACCTTTTTACTGGAAAAATCGTTTTTAG
- a CDS encoding TonB-dependent receptor, translated as MVNNRRIAHSILLSSLIVSSCFGAENTTELQLDKISVVANTDNTSESVIKPELSKLRAATSDTASLLRDVPGVNLYGAGGVSSLPAIHGLADDRLRIKVDGMDLIASCPNHMNPALSYVDPTNVESMKVYTGVSPVSVGGDSIGGSIIAETRTPKFALPGQGNLFEGEVGAFYRSNGNAYGANLSATYATESLNISYNSATAKSDNYKAGGDYKHFTLTTAINPSNTLNAGTPTLRQVDSDEVGSTAYETRNHTLGLAFQNNNQLFEAKFGYQDLPYQLYPNQRMDMLDNEEKRLNLRYAASFGWGNLEARAYHETVDHFMDFGEDKLYNYGALVNNTYPVNGMPMYTEGKTNGVSIKTDIELNSRDLLRLGMEGQTYRLNDWWPPAPDCGYTGSTANCTGGMAPDTFWNIRDGKRDRLAAFGEWEATWSPQWKSLLGLRFEQVKSDSGDIQGYNTGMMYANSSVGTRQAWNDLDHKRTDNNLDITLLTQNALNEQSSIEFGLAQKTRSPNLYERYPWSTNAMAMEMNNFVGDGNGYVGNLDLKPEIAHTLSLTANWHSVGGKYQFMMTPYYSHVQDYIDARRTYPGAPAANATATNSFVRLQYVNQEARLYGIDLAGKMSLGSDFSLKGVVNYTNGKNRETGDDLYNIMPLNAKLALTHTSGNWDNALEMIGVKAKDSVSDVRNEIKTPGYSLVNMRGSYSWQKVRVDFGVENLFDTLYYLPLGGAYTGEGATMSLNKEAGTISYATPNAGSYGASGSASMWGTAVPGMGRTLYTSVNYKF; from the coding sequence ATGGTAAATAATCGTCGAATTGCTCATAGCATTCTACTTTCATCTTTAATTGTTAGCTCCTGTTTTGGGGCTGAAAACACGACCGAACTCCAGTTGGACAAAATTTCGGTTGTTGCAAACACCGACAATACCAGCGAATCCGTAATCAAACCTGAGCTATCAAAACTGCGTGCGGCAACCAGCGATACAGCATCGCTTTTGCGTGACGTGCCGGGTGTAAATCTCTACGGTGCCGGTGGTGTATCTAGTTTACCTGCCATCCACGGACTCGCGGATGATCGTCTGCGGATTAAAGTGGACGGTATGGATCTGATTGCCTCATGTCCGAACCACATGAACCCTGCACTATCCTATGTCGATCCGACGAATGTAGAGTCAATGAAAGTGTATACCGGCGTATCTCCGGTAAGTGTCGGCGGTGATAGCATCGGCGGTAGTATCATCGCTGAAACACGTACACCGAAATTTGCTCTGCCGGGACAAGGTAACTTATTTGAAGGTGAAGTCGGTGCATTCTACCGTAGCAACGGCAATGCTTATGGTGCCAACTTGTCGGCTACCTACGCTACCGAATCGTTAAACATTAGTTATAACAGCGCAACCGCCAAATCTGATAATTACAAAGCAGGTGGCGATTACAAACACTTTACCCTCACTACTGCCATCAATCCGTCCAATACCCTCAACGCCGGAACACCTACACTGCGCCAAGTAGATTCAGACGAGGTGGGTTCGACAGCGTATGAGACGCGTAACCACACACTAGGGCTTGCATTCCAAAACAACAATCAGCTGTTCGAGGCTAAATTCGGCTATCAAGATTTACCGTACCAACTTTATCCGAATCAGCGTATGGATATGTTAGATAATGAGGAAAAACGGCTCAATCTACGTTACGCCGCCTCGTTCGGATGGGGTAATTTAGAAGCGCGTGCCTACCACGAAACCGTAGATCATTTCATGGATTTTGGAGAGGATAAACTCTACAACTACGGTGCTCTTGTAAACAATACCTATCCCGTCAACGGTATGCCGATGTACACCGAAGGAAAAACCAACGGTGTTTCTATCAAAACAGATATCGAACTTAACTCCAGAGATCTGTTACGTCTCGGTATGGAAGGGCAAACCTACCGATTGAACGACTGGTGGCCACCGGCACCTGATTGTGGCTATACAGGCTCAACCGCCAACTGTACCGGAGGGATGGCACCCGATACGTTTTGGAATATTCGTGACGGCAAACGTGATCGTTTAGCAGCATTCGGTGAGTGGGAAGCCACATGGAGTCCTCAGTGGAAATCATTGCTTGGTTTACGCTTCGAACAAGTAAAAAGCGATAGCGGTGATATCCAAGGCTACAATACCGGTATGATGTATGCCAACAGCTCCGTAGGGACACGACAAGCTTGGAATGATTTGGATCACAAACGAACCGATAACAATCTGGACATAACACTATTGACACAAAATGCCCTCAATGAACAAAGTTCAATCGAGTTCGGTCTTGCTCAAAAAACCCGTTCTCCAAACCTCTATGAGCGATATCCGTGGTCAACCAACGCCATGGCAATGGAGATGAACAACTTTGTCGGTGATGGTAACGGCTATGTCGGAAATCTTGATCTCAAACCTGAAATTGCTCACACCCTCAGTCTCACTGCAAATTGGCACAGTGTCGGAGGTAAATATCAGTTTATGATGACACCGTATTACTCTCATGTCCAAGATTATATTGATGCTCGCCGTACATACCCTGGTGCTCCGGCAGCCAATGCAACCGCCACCAACAGTTTCGTCAGATTACAATACGTCAATCAAGAAGCACGCCTTTACGGTATCGACCTTGCCGGTAAAATGTCACTCGGAAGCGATTTTAGTCTAAAAGGTGTAGTAAACTATACCAACGGTAAAAATCGTGAAACAGGGGATGATTTATACAATATCATGCCGCTCAATGCGAAACTAGCATTAACACATACATCAGGCAACTGGGATAATGCACTTGAAATGATTGGGGTTAAAGCAAAAGATAGCGTCTCAGACGTGCGCAATGAAATCAAAACGCCCGGTTATAGCCTCGTTAATATGCGTGGCAGTTACTCATGGCAGAAAGTGCGTGTTGATTTCGGTGTAGAAAATCTATTCGATACCCTTTACTACTTGCCACTTGGCGGTGCTTATACCGGAGAGGGTGCAACCATGTCTCTTAACAAAGAAGCTGGTACAATCAGTTATGCAACACCAAATGCAGGCTCATACGGTGCCTCAGGAAGCGCATCCATGTGGGGTACTGCTGTCCCAGGTATGGGTCGCACACTTTACACTAGTGTGAATTATAAATTCTAA
- a CDS encoding TonB-dependent receptor, with protein MTSSFIIRRTVLSSLAAGYLCIANAQDTVQIEKIQITADTEKSYSATSASVGTRTDTSIVEIPQSIITVKKEVIEDQGSKTLSDALRNVSNVNSVDKRDSNIVGFKIRGFNSATVIDGIAMPGYFPNQESLVNVERIDVVKGPSGALFGSSQGAGTYGTLGGTVAITTSEPEAVATQKLGMKFGSYGEKGGSFDINQPINNELAVRLVGEISDSDSETDNVYFKKKALFPSFSWRPSGQTSVVLRLRYLDDETLDYSGLPIKGTLDTSTHTLARSTNITANGLPATTTTSKGANLQVDQVIVKDWKFNLVAGYNEIEVDERGVYATTSADFFGMSYGSADISANLFGVRLWDKWKTTTLSPSVTGKFMTGSIEHTLMGGIDYEKTKDDAFMVVSDPLGYMISPLNGFTPVNLTNPTYPNWVEPVAPSTPTQQNTYRSSVVYLQDQMDIGNLHLLGSVRHSRINIDDANTDPLFGGTSNHTTNTSTTPRVGATYEFTPEFSIFSGYSEGIKVPTGSKFTTPPKPEESEQKEIGLRLSKFAGISATLAWFDLKRKNAAVADSAHPGYSIQTGIQQSKGVDLDVLWEVNPSWKWIGAFTTQTAKITEDTTTSRVGKQLFNVPEKSARIATRYDVMGGTLDGLGMGLGMTYRSELPVNTTNTAFTPSASVWDAQLSYKMAHARYGININNLLGKEYYIPSAYFGGGQVTPASPRTVMATAMFTF; from the coding sequence ATGACTTCTTCTTTCATCATACGACGAACTGTATTATCCAGTTTGGCGGCTGGATATTTATGTATTGCTAATGCACAAGATACGGTGCAAATCGAAAAAATTCAAATAACGGCAGATACGGAAAAAAGCTATAGCGCTACGTCAGCAAGTGTGGGGACTCGAACAGATACTTCTATCGTAGAGATACCTCAATCGATTATTACGGTTAAAAAAGAGGTGATTGAGGATCAGGGATCAAAAACTCTATCGGATGCTTTACGAAATGTGAGTAATGTGAATAGTGTCGATAAACGTGACTCCAATATCGTCGGATTTAAAATCCGAGGGTTTAACTCTGCAACCGTTATCGATGGGATTGCGATGCCGGGGTATTTTCCAAATCAGGAAAGTTTGGTTAATGTCGAGCGTATCGATGTTGTCAAAGGACCATCGGGTGCTTTGTTTGGCAGTTCACAAGGTGCAGGAACTTATGGAACGCTGGGGGGAACGGTTGCGATAACAACCAGTGAGCCTGAAGCGGTAGCAACACAAAAGCTAGGGATGAAATTTGGTAGCTACGGAGAGAAAGGTGGATCATTTGATATTAATCAACCGATTAATAATGAGTTGGCAGTTCGATTGGTTGGGGAAATATCGGATAGCGACAGCGAAACAGATAATGTATATTTTAAGAAAAAAGCACTTTTCCCATCCTTTTCATGGAGACCAAGCGGACAAACAAGTGTCGTATTAAGATTACGTTATTTGGATGATGAAACGCTTGATTACAGTGGATTGCCGATCAAAGGGACGCTTGATACTTCTACTCATACTTTAGCACGTAGTACCAACATTACTGCGAATGGACTTCCCGCAACAACCACAACTTCCAAGGGAGCAAATTTACAAGTCGATCAAGTAATTGTAAAAGATTGGAAATTTAATTTGGTGGCAGGATACAATGAGATCGAAGTGGATGAGCGTGGTGTATATGCGACCACTTCAGCCGACTTTTTCGGAATGTCCTATGGTTCTGCGGATATATCAGCAAATCTTTTTGGGGTGCGTTTGTGGGATAAATGGAAAACAACTACGCTTTCTCCAAGTGTAACAGGAAAATTTATGACAGGTTCTATCGAGCATACCTTGATGGGAGGGATTGATTATGAAAAAACAAAAGATGATGCCTTTATGGTCGTATCGGATCCACTGGGATATATGATTTCACCGTTGAACGGATTTACTCCGGTTAATTTAACGAATCCGACGTATCCTAACTGGGTGGAACCCGTAGCACCCTCTACACCTACTCAACAAAATACCTATCGTTCGAGCGTCGTCTATTTACAAGATCAAATGGATATTGGCAATTTGCATCTTTTGGGAAGCGTACGACATTCAAGAATCAACATTGATGATGCCAATACAGATCCACTTTTCGGTGGTACGAGCAACCATACCACCAACACATCAACAACTCCTCGTGTAGGGGCAACCTATGAATTTACCCCTGAGTTTTCGATTTTTTCAGGATACAGCGAAGGGATAAAAGTCCCTACGGGCTCTAAATTTACCACCCCTCCAAAACCCGAAGAATCAGAGCAAAAAGAGATTGGTTTGCGTTTGAGTAAATTTGCAGGGATTAGTGCAACTTTAGCATGGTTTGATTTGAAACGTAAAAATGCAGCGGTTGCCGATTCTGCACACCCTGGTTATTCAATACAAACCGGAATACAACAGTCTAAAGGTGTTGATTTGGACGTATTATGGGAAGTGAACCCGTCGTGGAAATGGATCGGTGCTTTCACAACCCAAACCGCAAAAATTACCGAAGATACAACCACATCTAGGGTTGGAAAACAACTCTTTAACGTCCCTGAAAAATCGGCACGAATAGCAACCCGCTACGATGTGATGGGTGGTACATTGGATGGATTAGGGATGGGGTTGGGGATGACGTATCGCTCAGAACTCCCTGTAAATACAACCAATACGGCATTTACCCCATCAGCGTCTGTATGGGATGCGCAGCTCTCTTATAAAATGGCACATGCGCGTTATGGAATTAACATTAACAATCTACTTGGTAAAGAGTATTACATCCCCTCAGCTTATTTCGGTGGCGGGCAAGTGACACCGGCATCTCCAAGAACGGTTATGGCTACCGCAATGTTTACGTTCTAA
- a CDS encoding DJ-1/PfpI family protein: MERRKFTQIVAMMGMASLFGGATSSCASQQSTHVSEEKQHADAMAQYSDLSGGEHLIIGMLVYPEMYLLDFVGPLSVFESLMNREIHLIWKNSEPISSTSSHIQITPTTTFENCPEHLDVLFVPGGVPGTFTMMEDLEVLSFLATKGKTARYISSVCTGSLILGSAGLLNGYRATSYWSLKDVLSEFGAIVCDERVVVDRNRITGGGVTAGIDLALTITERLRNQTYAKAIQLYLEYDPAPPFNSGSPEKAPKVVKKFLLDMFQGMHEKALTIAKKKVRV, translated from the coding sequence ATGGAACGCCGAAAATTTACACAAATAGTAGCCATGATGGGGATGGCTTCGCTTTTTGGCGGAGCAACCTCGTCTTGCGCATCGCAACAATCAACACACGTGAGTGAAGAGAAACAACACGCAGATGCGATGGCGCAATACAGCGATTTAAGTGGTGGTGAACATCTCATAATCGGTATGCTCGTTTATCCAGAAATGTATCTTTTGGATTTTGTCGGTCCCCTGAGCGTTTTTGAATCCTTGATGAACCGCGAAATACATTTGATATGGAAAAATTCAGAACCTATTTCTAGTACATCGTCTCATATCCAAATCACCCCTACGACCACGTTTGAAAATTGTCCTGAACATTTGGATGTGTTGTTCGTCCCAGGCGGTGTCCCAGGGACGTTTACGATGATGGAAGATTTGGAAGTGTTATCTTTTTTAGCTACAAAAGGGAAAACAGCACGCTACATTTCGAGCGTTTGTACCGGATCGTTGATTTTAGGATCAGCGGGGTTATTGAATGGTTATAGAGCAACTTCGTATTGGTCGCTCAAGGATGTGTTAAGTGAATTTGGTGCTATTGTTTGCGATGAGCGTGTTGTTGTAGACCGTAACCGTATAACAGGGGGCGGGGTAACTGCTGGAATTGATTTGGCATTAACCATAACCGAACGTCTACGGAACCAAACCTATGCGAAAGCGATACAACTGTATTTAGAATACGATCCCGCACCACCCTTTAACTCAGGCTCACCGGAAAAAGCTCCTAAAGTCGTGAAAAAGTTTCTATTGGATATGTTTCAAGGGATGCATGAAAAAGCATTGACTATTGCAAAGAAAAAAGTGAGAGTCTAA
- a CDS encoding 4Fe-4S dicluster domain-containing protein produces MKFLHQNRAFLALLIPFMAIPWIILGDFHLLLFNFSHNRLEMGGFGIEMGTYSLIALLLLLGIGIALISTLTLSRFYCGTLCPNTFFAHLLTLFSRKKKSILSKIGGFTLLTALASMLAFSVVAYGISTNELIDAIAHLTFAGWLVILLSLLMIAEVYMVQGWYCAYLCPYGAMCAILPIEDRLTYRFDDPSSECTECEGCVKICPIPSLDIRQGFDIRCIQCGLCEVACEKTFAKNPNITTLISHDQRSSLRAGGRGKGFMIALIAITLFMFAGVIFLSNSNRLDSCRLENQHLHTNSFKGNQ; encoded by the coding sequence ATGAAATTTTTACACCAAAACAGAGCATTTTTAGCCCTCCTCATCCCTTTTATGGCAATTCCGTGGATAATCCTCGGAGATTTTCATCTCTTGCTCTTCAATTTTTCCCATAACCGCCTCGAAATGGGTGGATTTGGTATCGAGATGGGAACCTACTCCCTCATTGCACTGCTCCTCCTTTTAGGAATCGGAATCGCACTCATCAGCACACTGACCCTATCGCGATTTTATTGCGGAACATTGTGCCCCAACACCTTTTTTGCCCATTTACTTACTCTGTTTAGTAGAAAGAAAAAATCGATACTCTCGAAAATCGGAGGCTTTACCCTCCTCACCGCTTTAGCTTCCATGCTGGCATTTTCAGTAGTGGCGTATGGAATCAGCACCAATGAGCTTATCGATGCGATAGCTCATCTCACTTTTGCGGGGTGGTTGGTCATCCTCCTCTCATTGCTGATGATTGCCGAGGTGTATATGGTGCAGGGGTGGTATTGCGCCTATCTGTGTCCTTATGGTGCGATGTGTGCCATATTGCCGATAGAAGATCGCCTCACCTACCGTTTTGATGATCCGAGTAGTGAGTGTACCGAATGCGAAGGGTGTGTTAAAATTTGCCCCATCCCCTCTCTCGATATTCGTCAAGGTTTTGACATCCGATGTATCCAATGTGGACTCTGTGAAGTGGCATGCGAAAAAACATTTGCCAAAAATCCCAATATTACGACGCTGATTTCACATGATCAACGCTCAAGTTTGAGAGCAGGAGGGAGAGGAAAAGGGTTTATGATTGCACTAATAGCCATTACCCTCTTTATGTTTGCCGGAGTGATATTTTTGAGCAACTCCAATCGACTCGACTCTTGCCGACTGGAGAATCAACATTTACATACTAATAGCTTTAAAGGTAACCAATGA
- a CDS encoding thioredoxin family protein, whose amino-acid sequence MQKSTSLKIHNVFGSLVRILFFPILMTISAFSTPLSLKNTPYFQPSASVNIVTFYTSWCPPCKKTLSLMEEMTKKHPNLHISTINVESPMALKDAKKLGLGETIPYILIADHSGMVVKRFQAIPDKTILNALIQRLEEGRLENGTLPPEQRIDSWKQNRKGM is encoded by the coding sequence ATGCAAAAATCGACCTCCTTAAAGATTCACAACGTATTCGGTTCTCTTGTGAGAATATTGTTTTTTCCTATTCTCATGACGATTTCGGCATTTAGCACCCCTCTTTCACTCAAAAATACCCCCTATTTTCAACCAAGCGCATCTGTAAACATTGTCACCTTTTACACTTCATGGTGTCCACCCTGCAAAAAAACACTCTCCTTAATGGAAGAGATGACAAAAAAACACCCTAATCTTCATATCAGCACTATCAATGTGGAAAGCCCAATGGCCCTAAAAGATGCCAAAAAATTAGGGTTGGGTGAAACTATCCCCTATATTCTTATCGCCGATCATAGCGGTATGGTGGTCAAACGATTTCAGGCGATTCCTGACAAAACAATCCTCAATGCTCTGATTCAACGACTCGAAGAGGGGCGGCTGGAGAATGGCACTCTCCCACCCGAACAACGAATTGATTCGTGGAAACAAAATAGAAAGGGGATGTAA